One genomic window of Cannabis sativa cultivar Pink pepper isolate KNU-18-1 chromosome 2, ASM2916894v1, whole genome shotgun sequence includes the following:
- the LOC115719487 gene encoding protein FLC EXPRESSOR isoform X2: MAGRQYLSAPDAITLREASHSRAKPTIADARLLHRVAQPSSAALEDRIAIQHREIQSLLVDNQRLAATHVALKQELSATQQDLRVLSAAAASTKAEKDAQVRDVYERSLSMEAEARKVEDVAAELAQVRLDVQTLSASRKELVVQLQAVEDDLAKARLDSKPVLAVKADIEGVNREIQRGRDAIEQEKKTRVHNSKHRQIMEKHMASMASEIEKLQIELANAERRARASVAATVANPNAGYGAISGSTEMVYGGQSYPNPYSMHRVQNSAESNPQYGSETVAHGSGDIQHTNIYRG; encoded by the exons ATGGCCGGACGACAATACCTTTCAGCGCCCGACGCCATTACACTCCGGGAAGCCTCTCATTCGAGGGCAAAACCTACAATTGCCGACGCACGCCTCCTCCACCGTGTCGCTCAACCATCATCGGCCGCTCTAGAAGACCGAATTGCAATCCAGCACCGCGAGATCCAATCCCTACTTGTCGACAACCAACGGCTCGCAGCTACCCACGTGGCGCTCAAACAAGAGCTCTCCGCCACGCAGCAGGACCTTCGGGTTTTATCGGCGGCTGCAGCAAGCACCAAGGCCGAGAAAGACGCTCAGGTGCGAGATGTCTACGAGAGGTCGTTGAGCATGGAGGCTGAGGCGCGTAAGGTCGAAGACGTGGCCGCCGAGCTGGCTCAGGTGCGGCTCGACGTCCAGACACTCAGCGCGAGTCGGAAGGAGCTCGTTGTACAGTTGCAGGCCGTCGAAGATGACCTTGCCAAAGCTCGCCTTGATTCTAAGCCAGTCTTGGCTGTCAAGGCTGACATTGAAGGCGTGAACCGGGAGATTCAAAGAGGAAG GGATGCAATCGAACAGGAGAAGAAAACCCGTGTCCATAACTCTAAGCATCGTCAGATAATGGAGAAACATATGGCTTCCATGGCTAGTGAAATAGAGAAACTGCAAATTGAGCTGGCTAATGCAGAAAGGCGAGCAAGGGCTTCAGTTGCAGCCACTGTAGCAAACCCAA ATGCAGGGTATGGTGCAATCTCTGGAAGCACTGAAATGGTCTATGGAGGACAATCATATCCCAACCCTTATAGCATGCATCGG GTTCAAAATAGTGCTGAATCCAATCCTCAATATGGATCTGAAACAGTTGCTCATGGATCAGGTGACATCCAGCACACAAACATATATCGGGGTTGA
- the LOC115719487 gene encoding protein FLC EXPRESSOR isoform X1: MAGRQYLSAPDAITLREASHSRAKPTIADARLLHRVAQPSSAALEDRIAIQHREIQSLLVDNQRLAATHVALKQELSATQQDLRVLSAAAASTKAEKDAQVRDVYERSLSMEAEARKVEDVAAELAQVRLDVQTLSASRKELVVQLQAVEDDLAKARLDSKPVLAVKADIEGVNREIQRGRDAIEQEKKTRVHNSKHRQIMEKHMASMASEIEKLQIELANAERRARASVAATVANPSKLIPDNRFLLSCNHFQNSTTLEGLCFFFFLLLFKLVFNYKFFNLDAGYGAISGSTEMVYGGQSYPNPYSMHRVWP; the protein is encoded by the exons ATGGCCGGACGACAATACCTTTCAGCGCCCGACGCCATTACACTCCGGGAAGCCTCTCATTCGAGGGCAAAACCTACAATTGCCGACGCACGCCTCCTCCACCGTGTCGCTCAACCATCATCGGCCGCTCTAGAAGACCGAATTGCAATCCAGCACCGCGAGATCCAATCCCTACTTGTCGACAACCAACGGCTCGCAGCTACCCACGTGGCGCTCAAACAAGAGCTCTCCGCCACGCAGCAGGACCTTCGGGTTTTATCGGCGGCTGCAGCAAGCACCAAGGCCGAGAAAGACGCTCAGGTGCGAGATGTCTACGAGAGGTCGTTGAGCATGGAGGCTGAGGCGCGTAAGGTCGAAGACGTGGCCGCCGAGCTGGCTCAGGTGCGGCTCGACGTCCAGACACTCAGCGCGAGTCGGAAGGAGCTCGTTGTACAGTTGCAGGCCGTCGAAGATGACCTTGCCAAAGCTCGCCTTGATTCTAAGCCAGTCTTGGCTGTCAAGGCTGACATTGAAGGCGTGAACCGGGAGATTCAAAGAGGAAG GGATGCAATCGAACAGGAGAAGAAAACCCGTGTCCATAACTCTAAGCATCGTCAGATAATGGAGAAACATATGGCTTCCATGGCTAGTGAAATAGAGAAACTGCAAATTGAGCTGGCTAATGCAGAAAGGCGAGCAAGGGCTTCAGTTGCAGCCACTGTAGCAAACCCAAGTAAGTTAATTCCAGATAATCGTTTCCTCTTGAGCTGTAatcattttcaaaattcaactaCACTTGAGggtctttgttttttttttttccttctcctTTTCAAATTGGTCTTCAAttataagttttttaatttAGATGCAGGGTATGGTGCAATCTCTGGAAGCACTGAAATGGTCTATGGAGGACAATCATATCCCAACCCTTATAGCATGCATCGGGTATGGCCTTAG
- the LOC115719487 gene encoding protein FLC EXPRESSOR isoform X3 → MAGRQYLSAPDAITLREASHSRAKPTIADARLLHRVAQPSSAALEDRIAIQHREIQSLLVDNQRLAATHVALKQELSATQQDLRVLSAAAASTKAEKDAQVRDVYERSLSMEAEARKVEDVAAELAQVRLDVQTLSASRKELVVQLQAVEDDLAKARLDSKPVLAVKADIEGVNREIQRGRDAIEQEKKTRVHNSKHRQIMEKHMASMASEIEKLQIELANAERRARASVAATVANPNAGYGAISGSTEMVYGGQSYPNPYSMHRRVKVGSPHSFFAMTKPHS, encoded by the exons ATGGCCGGACGACAATACCTTTCAGCGCCCGACGCCATTACACTCCGGGAAGCCTCTCATTCGAGGGCAAAACCTACAATTGCCGACGCACGCCTCCTCCACCGTGTCGCTCAACCATCATCGGCCGCTCTAGAAGACCGAATTGCAATCCAGCACCGCGAGATCCAATCCCTACTTGTCGACAACCAACGGCTCGCAGCTACCCACGTGGCGCTCAAACAAGAGCTCTCCGCCACGCAGCAGGACCTTCGGGTTTTATCGGCGGCTGCAGCAAGCACCAAGGCCGAGAAAGACGCTCAGGTGCGAGATGTCTACGAGAGGTCGTTGAGCATGGAGGCTGAGGCGCGTAAGGTCGAAGACGTGGCCGCCGAGCTGGCTCAGGTGCGGCTCGACGTCCAGACACTCAGCGCGAGTCGGAAGGAGCTCGTTGTACAGTTGCAGGCCGTCGAAGATGACCTTGCCAAAGCTCGCCTTGATTCTAAGCCAGTCTTGGCTGTCAAGGCTGACATTGAAGGCGTGAACCGGGAGATTCAAAGAGGAAG GGATGCAATCGAACAGGAGAAGAAAACCCGTGTCCATAACTCTAAGCATCGTCAGATAATGGAGAAACATATGGCTTCCATGGCTAGTGAAATAGAGAAACTGCAAATTGAGCTGGCTAATGCAGAAAGGCGAGCAAGGGCTTCAGTTGCAGCCACTGTAGCAAACCCAA ATGCAGGGTATGGTGCAATCTCTGGAAGCACTGAAATGGTCTATGGAGGACAATCATATCCCAACCCTTATAGCATGCATCGG AGAGTAAAAGTGGGAAGCCCTCACTCATTCTTTGCGATGACGAAACCTCATTCCTAG